Part of the Arcobacter sp. F2176 genome is shown below.
CAAGAATATATACACATTTTGATAAAAATAGGTTAAATAGGACTACAGATATATTTTAAATATTGATATATACATTCATATACTCTTTTTTACTAAAAATTTAATTTATAATAAGTCTCTTTTCATCATAAAATTTTTGCCCAAAATCTTTAAATATCATATTAACACATTTTAAAATGTCACAAAAGTTTCAATAAATTTTAATATTATAATAATAATGAAATAAATTATTCATTTTAAAGTACTATTAAAGAATTAAAATAGTAGAATCCGAAATTAAAAAATAATAAAGGGAAACTATATTGAACTATTTAATTCTAAATCAAATTAATTCTTCTTTGGTTTGTGGTCAAGATTGCAAATATGATGACACCTTTTTATTAATTGAACAAGAAATTGACAAAAGTCATAGTGCAAATCAAGAAGAAGGTACTAATTGGGAATATGTAGTAGAACACTGCGAAAAAATTTTATTAGAAAAAACAAAAGATATAAAAATTTCCTCATGGTATTTATATGGAATTATTAAACAAAATTCATTTAATAATTTTGAAAATTCTTTAAAAATTTATATTGAACTTTTAGAGACTTTTTCAACTCAAATGTATCCAAGTTCTAAAAAAGCAAAAAAAAATATTTTCTTATGGATTGAAGAATTACTTAGTACCGAGTTATTAAATAATATAGGAAAAATAAAGAAAGAAGATTTTTCTAATTTTTCTAATTATTTTATCAGATTAGATTCTGTTATTAAAATAATACTAGAAGATAATTCAGAAAGTTATTTTAAAAAGATTATTAGATATTTAGAAGATAATAAAATAAAAGAAATTTCTCCTATTACTTCTAATAATAAAACAAGTTCTACAAAAGAACAAGAAATTAAAGAAATAACAAATAAAGATGAAGAACTAAAAGTTATGAGAAGCTTTAAAAAATATGCTTCTTTGTTGACAAAATATTATAGAGATAATGATATCTCTGATTTAAAAGCTATAAGAATCACAAGACTTTTATCTTTTTTAGAAATAGAGGGTTTACCGCCATCTGAGAAGAATATTACACTTTTAAATCCACCTTCAATATTAGAGATAAATGAAATAGAAGATAATTATAAAAATAAAAATTATGAAGAGGCTTTTGTACTAGTAGAAGAGATTTTAGAAGTGTGCCCCTTTTGGTTAGATGGACATTATTATGCTTTCAATATTTTAGAAAAAACAAATAATAATTTAGCATCTTTTGAAATAAAAAAGAATTTCTTAAACTTTATAGAAATAAATGAGAATATCGAAAAATTATATTTTAATGATGAGACTCCTTTTGCTTCAAATAAAGTAAAAAATTGGTTAAAAGAAAATCTAGTATGCAAATTAAAAGACTCTGAAAATATATTAATTCAAACCTCTAAAAATCAAAATGATTTGGATAAAGCTTATGAGTTGGCAGAAGAAAATAAAATAAAAGATGCAATGCGACTATTAGAAGAAAATTATAATAATGCATCATCTTTTGAAGATAAATTCAATTGGCGTTTAAATCATGCAAAACTATCTTTGCAATATGATAAAAATGATATTGCATTAATTTTATTAGAAGATTTGGAAAAAGAAATTGATAGATTTTATTTATATGAATGGAACCCAAAATTAGCTGCAAATGTCTATTCTTTAATTATAAATTCTTTTAACAATACAGATATAGATACTGAAAAAATAAACACTATTTATACCAAACTATGCAAAATTGATATAAATAGTGCATATGAACTTAAAATTTAATAGGAGAAAAAATGAATAAACAGTCAGAATCACCAAAAGAGAGAATCAATGTCACATATAAACCTGCAACAGGAGATGTGCAAGAGGATGTAGAAATTCCTTTTAAAATAACATTATTAGGTGAATATAATCCAAATGAAGAAAAAAAACCAGTTGAAGAAATAAAAGCGATAAAAGTTGATAAAAATAATTTTAATGATGTATTAAAAGGACAAAATTTATCTGTTTCATTTAATGTTGAAAATAAATTGGTTAAAGAAGAGGATAGTTCTTTAGGTGTAAATTTAAAAATTAATACAATTAAAGATTTTTCACCAGAAAATGTTGTTGAAAATGTTCCCGAAATGAAAGTTTTAATGGAATTAAGAAAATCATTGATGGCATTAAAAGGGCCATTAGGCAATGTTCCAGCATTTAGAAAAGCTATTGAAAGTGCTATTTCTAACAAAGAAGAAAGAGACAAATTAATGTCTGAATTAAATTTAGATTCAAAAGAATAAAGGAATTTTATGTCAACAAATGAAATTTTAGAACAAAATAATAATAGTACTACAAATAGCTTATTAGATGCAATTGTTGCACAAACAAAATTAACTCAAGATGATGATACATATGATGTGGTCAAATCAGGAGTAGGTGCTTTAATAGAAGAACTTATAAGTTCAAACAATGATGATGAAAAAGTTAATAAATCAGTTATTGATAAAATGATTGCAGAAATTGATAAAAAAATATCTTCACAAATGGATGAAATTCTACATAATAAGCAATTTCAAGCATTAGAATCAAAATGGCGTGGATTATATATGTTAGTTGAAAGAACTGATTTTAGACAAAATATTCTTATGGAATTTATCAATGT
Proteins encoded:
- the tssA gene encoding type VI secretion system protein TssA; this encodes MNYLILNQINSSLVCGQDCKYDDTFLLIEQEIDKSHSANQEEGTNWEYVVEHCEKILLEKTKDIKISSWYLYGIIKQNSFNNFENSLKIYIELLETFSTQMYPSSKKAKKNIFLWIEELLSTELLNNIGKIKKEDFSNFSNYFIRLDSVIKIILEDNSESYFKKIIRYLEDNKIKEISPITSNNKTSSTKEQEIKEITNKDEELKVMRSFKKYASLLTKYYRDNDISDLKAIRITRLLSFLEIEGLPPSEKNITLLNPPSILEINEIEDNYKNKNYEEAFVLVEEILEVCPFWLDGHYYAFNILEKTNNNLASFEIKKNFLNFIEINENIEKLYFNDETPFASNKVKNWLKENLVCKLKDSENILIQTSKNQNDLDKAYELAEENKIKDAMRLLEENYNNASSFEDKFNWRLNHAKLSLQYDKNDIALILLEDLEKEIDRFYLYEWNPKLAANVYSLIINSFNNTDIDTEKINTIYTKLCKIDINSAYELKI
- the tssB gene encoding type VI secretion system contractile sheath small subunit, translating into MNKQSESPKERINVTYKPATGDVQEDVEIPFKITLLGEYNPNEEKKPVEEIKAIKVDKNNFNDVLKGQNLSVSFNVENKLVKEEDSSLGVNLKINTIKDFSPENVVENVPEMKVLMELRKSLMALKGPLGNVPAFRKAIESAISNKEERDKLMSELNLDSKE